One segment of Ricinus communis isolate WT05 ecotype wild-type chromosome 8, ASM1957865v1, whole genome shotgun sequence DNA contains the following:
- the LOC8274482 gene encoding glyoxylate/hydroxypyruvate/pyruvate reductase 2KGR: protein MEKIGVLMTCPIYTYLEKQLESHFNLLKLWQQPSKTEFLKTHENNIKAIVCDTKIGADGELIDALPNLEIVATYSVGLDKIDLKKCAEKGIRVTNTPDVLTDDVADLAIGLMLGVLRKICASDGYVRNGKWRDGNFELTTKFSGKSIGIVGLGRIGTAIAKRAEAFNCSISYYSRTQKPYTNYKYFSNILDLAKTCQILVVACALTEETRHIINREVIDALGPKGILINIGRGAHVDEPELVSALLEGRLAGAGFDVYENEPMVPEQLFSLDNVFLQPHIGSDTVETSNAMADLVIANLEAHLTNKPLLTPVI from the exons ATGGAGAAGATAGGAGTCCTAATGACATGTCCAATATACACATACCTCGAAAAACAACTTGAAAGCCATTTCAATCTCTTAAAACTATGGCAACAACCATCAAAAACTGAGTTTTTGAAAACCCATGAAAACAATATCAAAGCAATAGTTTGCGACACTAAAATTGGAGCAGATGGCGAACTAATTGATGCATTGCCAAATTTAGAGATTGTAGCTACTTACAGTGTTGGGCTAGATAAGATTGATTTAAAGAAGTGTGCAGAGAAAGGGATTAGAGTTACAAATACTCCTGATGTTTTGACTGATGATGTTGCTGACTTGGCAATTGGATTGATGTTGGGTGTTTTGAGAAAGATTTGTGCTTCTGATGGGTATGTGAGAAATGGGAAGTGGAGAGATGGGAATTTTGAGTTGACAACTAAG TTCAGTGGTAAATCAATTGGAATAGTTGGGTTGGGCAGGATTGGTACGGCAATTGCCAAAAGAGCTGAAGCTTTTAATTGCTCCATAAGTTACTACTCCAGAACTCAAAAACCATATACAAATTACAAATACTTCTCCAATATCTTGGATTTGGCCAAAACTTGCCAAATCCTTGTTGTGGCTTGTGCTTTGACTGAAGAGACTCGACATATTATCAACCGGGAAGTCATCGATGCATTGGGTCCAAAGGGCATTCTTATCAACATTGGCAGAGGTGCACATGTCGATGAACCTGAACTTGTGTCTGCATTACTTGAAGGCCGGCTGGCTGGTGCAGGGTTTGATGTTTATGAAAATGAGCCTATGGTTCCTGAACAATTGTTTAGCCTTGACAATGTTTTCCTTCAGCCGCATATTGGAAGTGACACTGTAGAGACCAGCAATGCAATGGCAGACCTTGTGATTGCAAACTTGGAGGCACACTTAACCAACAAGCCCCTCTTGACTCCAGTTATATGA
- the LOC8274483 gene encoding dynein light chain LC6, flagellar outer arm yields the protein MLEGKALIEDTDMPVKMQIQAMACASQALDLYDVLDCKSIAAHIKKEFDMKYGGGWQCVVGSNFGCFFTHSKGSFIYFTLETLNFLIFKGASSPSALEEKLPDLSTNFSLRD from the exons ATGTTGGAAGGGAAAGCTTTGATAGAGGACACTGATATGCCTGTGAAGATGCAAATCCAAGCTATGGCTTGTGCATCTCAGGCCTTGGATCTCTATGATGTCTTGGACTGTAAATCCATTGCTGCCCACATAAAAAAG gagtttgatatgaaatatGGGGGTGGATGGCAATGTGTGGTGGGTTCCAATTTTGGGTGTTTCTTCACTCATTCTAAAGGGTCTTTCATCTACTTTACATTGGAGACTCTCAATTTCCTCATCTTCAAAGGGGCTTCTTCTCCATCAGCTCTTGAGGAGAAATTGCCTGATCTGTCTACTAATTTCTCCTTGAGAGACTGA
- the LOC8274484 gene encoding la protein 1, protein MANLDEETASKILNQVEFYFSDSNLPRDDFLMKKVSQSKDGMVSLALVCSFSRIRAFLGLGRTKQDDLPHELLKSVAKILRKSSFLRVSNDGRKVGRVKKLSKIEEVIEQVDVRTIAASPFQYDITMEDVESFFAKFGKVNSVRLPRHMANNRVFCGTALIEFSTDGDAEHILKQSLVYAGANIELKPKKEFDFERAKITKQTGKDSSLVGSTHRNTTSKTSNYTKGLIFAFSLKRRSTGKPVKNRSSIETITNSDGACKEEKNMNQGDCKETENTSEDIVEALKKNPENEKCKNIEEDGQIIFEEIVDTDQTQVTICHDRDQSSESVCHEKNEKATGGDKYTIVHEEKDVLLFEDLNDVFQRFGAVKHVDYHEGAISGYIHFKEPEGAIKACAAAEFIEGLIVKNFIVSFEVVTAKSEEEHFNMHCCNEEHFLERRDGRKRQQKSSEGGKNFEGRQSHSKENDSPTQHNRQKLKSS, encoded by the exons ATGGCTAATTTAGATGAAGAAACCGCCTCTAAAATCCTCAATCAG GTGGAATTCTACTTTAGCGACAGCAATTTACCTCGAGACGATTTCCTTATGAAAAAAGTATCTCAATCCAAAGACGGAA tgGTGAGTTTGGCTCTTGTATGTTCATTTTCTAGAATCAGAGCTTTTCTTGGATTAGGTCGAACAAAACAAGATGATCTTCCACATGAGCTGCTTAAATCAGTTGCCAAGATTCTGCGTAAATCGAGTTTTCTCAGAGTTTCTAATGATG GGAGGAAGGTGGGTCGGGTTAAGAAGCTATCAAAGATTGAGGAAGTTATAGAACAAGTGGATGTAAGAACCATAGCAGCTTCTCCTTTCCAATATGATATTACAATGGAAGATGTGGAGTCTTTCTTTGCTAAGTTTGGCAAG GTTAATAGCGTGAGGTTACCTCGTCATATGGCAAACAATAGGGTTTTCTGCGGCACTGCTTTGATTGAGTTTTCTACGGATGGAGATGCTGAACATATTTTGAAGCAAAGTCTGGTTTATGCTGGTGCCAATATAGAATTAAAACCAAA GAAGGAGTTTGATTTTGAGAGAGCAAAAATAACAAAGCAAACTGGGAAAGATAGTTCCCTTGTGGGCTCAACACATAGAAATACTACCAGCAAAACATCAAA CTACACCAAAGGTCTCatttttgcattttcattGAAGAGGAGATCAACAGGAAAACCTGTTAAAAACAGAAGCAGTATTGAGACAATTACTAACAGTGACGGTGCTTGTAAAGAGGAGAAGAATATGAACCAAGGAGACTGTAAGGAGACTGAAAACACCTCTGAAGATATTGTTGAAGCATTGAAAAAGAATCCTGAGAATGAAAAGTGCAAAAACATTGAAGAGGATGGACAGATCATCTTTGAAGAGATTGTAGATACTGATCAAACACAAGTCACCATATGCCACGATAGGGATCAATCTTCTGAAAGTGTTTGTCATGAGAAGAATGAAAAAGCAACTGGGGGAGACAAATATACTATTGTGCATGAAGAAAAGGATGTTCTCTTGTTTGAGGACCTAAATGATGTCTTTCAAAGATTTGGTGCTGTTAAG CATGTTGATTATCATGAGGGAGCAATTTCAGGTTACATTCATTTCAAAGAACCAGAAGGAGCTATAAAAGCCTGTGCGGCAGCAGAATTTATTGAAGGACTCATTGTGAAGAATTTCATAGTTTCATTCGAAGTGGTTACTG CTAAGTCGGAGGAGGAGCACTTTAATATGCATTGTTGCAACGAAGAACATTTCCTGGAAAGAAGAGATGGTAGAAAACG GCAACAGAAATCCAGTGAAGGTGGGAAAAACTTTGAGGGCAGACAATCGCACTCCAAAGAAAATGATTCTCCAACCCAGCACAACCGCCAAAAGCTCAAAAGCTCTTAA
- the LOC8274485 gene encoding uncharacterized protein LOC8274485: protein MLSTKSESDITSLAPSSPSRSPKRPVYYVQSPSRDSHDGDKSSSMQPSPMESPSHPSFGRHSRNSSASRFSGIFRSSSGRKSNRKRNEKGWNDKGWPECNVIMEEGDYDEDKAFTRRCQALIALCSFILLFTVFCLIIWGASRPYKAEIIVKSLSVSNLYVGEGSDFSGVPTKMLTVNGSLRMSIYNPASIFGIHVSSTPINLIYSEIPVATGQLKKYYQPRKSRRTVSVIVKGEKVPLYGAGSGLTVSQTGIIVPLTLQFEIRSRGNVVGKLVRTKHRKFISCPVVLDSTKSKPIKFKKDTCTYD, encoded by the exons ATGCTTTCAACAAAATCTGAATCTGATATCACAAGTTTAGCCCCATCATCACCTTCAAGGTCTCCAAAACGACCTGTATACTATGTGCAAAGCCCTTCAAGGGACTCGCATGATGGGGACAAGTCATCCTCTATGCAACCAAGTCCAATGGAGTCACCTTCACACCCTTCCTTTGGTCGCCACTCGAGAAATTCATCGGCTAGTAGGTTTTCTGGGATATTCAGGTCCTCTTCAGGAAGGAAAAGTAACAggaaaagaaatgagaaaggGTGGAATGATAAAGGGTGGCCTGAATGTAATGTGATCATGGAAGAAGGTGACTATGATGAGGATAAAGCCTTTACTAGACGGTGTCAGGCCTTGATTGCTCTTTGTAGTTTTATACTTTTGTTTACAGTGTTTTGCTTGATTATTTGGGGTGCTAGCAGACCTTACAAAGCTGAGATTATTGTCAAG AGCTTGTCCGTAAGTAACCTCTATGTTGGGGAAGGCTCAGACTTCTCTGGTGTTCCGACAAAGATGCTCACGGTGAATGGCTCGTTGAGGATGAGCATATACAACCCTGCTTCCATATTTGGCATTCATGTTAGCTCTACACCAATCAATCTCATCTACTCAGAAATCCCAGTTGCAACTGGTCAG TTGAAGAAATATTATCAACCTAGAAAGAGCAGGCGAACTGTATCAGTAATTGTGAAAGGGGAGAAGGTTCCCTTATATGGAGCTGGATCAGGTTTAACAGTTTCGCAAACCGGCATTATAGTTCCACTGACACTGCAATTCGAAATCCGATCTCGAGGGAATGTAGTGGGAAAGCTTGTGAGAACGAAgcatagaaaatttatatcttGCCCTGTGGTCCTTGATTCTACTAAATCAAAACCAATCAAGTTCAAGAAGGATACATGCACATATGATTGA